One genomic segment of Pseudomonas sp. RU47 includes these proteins:
- a CDS encoding AraC family transcriptional regulator, protein MRNVSINLLDDTPRAVVAIGTDYSHGHLLPFHTHRRAQLLYGATGVMQVSTHDGNWVVPPQRAVWIPPGVAHEVVMLGVSTRSVYIEPGTVDLGERCQVISVSPLMRHLLMEAVEVPLAYDLDGRDGVLMDLLLHELTRSAPLPLHIPLPTDGKLLSLCQTFLHQPYAHQSPQQWAEQLHISLRTFNRMFRQQTGLSFRQWRQQACVVLALARLASGEAVTRIALDFGYESPAAFSTMFRRILGQAPSVWLEAAN, encoded by the coding sequence ATGCGCAATGTTTCGATCAATCTGCTGGATGACACGCCGCGCGCGGTGGTGGCGATCGGTACGGATTATTCCCACGGTCACTTGCTGCCTTTTCACACGCATCGGCGGGCGCAGTTGTTGTACGGCGCGACCGGGGTGATGCAGGTCAGCACCCATGACGGCAACTGGGTGGTGCCGCCGCAGCGGGCGGTGTGGATTCCGCCGGGGGTGGCGCATGAGGTGGTGATGCTCGGGGTCAGTACTCGCAGTGTGTATATCGAGCCGGGCACAGTGGATTTGGGCGAGCGCTGTCAGGTGATCAGCGTGTCGCCGTTGATGCGGCATTTGCTGATGGAGGCGGTGGAGGTGCCACTGGCCTACGACCTGGACGGGCGCGATGGAGTACTGATGGATCTGTTGCTGCATGAACTGACGCGCAGTGCGCCGCTGCCGTTGCACATTCCGCTACCGACTGACGGAAAGCTCCTGTCTCTGTGTCAGACCTTTCTGCATCAGCCGTACGCCCATCAATCTCCACAGCAGTGGGCCGAGCAGTTACACATAAGCTTGCGCACCTTCAACAGGATGTTTCGGCAACAGACCGGATTGAGCTTCAGGCAATGGCGGCAGCAGGCCTGCGTGGTTCTGGCGCTGGCACGTTTGGCCTCGGGTGAAGCGGTGACACGAATCGCGCTGGACTTCGGTTATGAAAGCCCGGCGGCGTTCTCGACGATGTTCCGGCGGATCCTCGGGCAGGCACCGTCCGTCTGGTTGGAGGCGGCGAATTAG
- a CDS encoding XRE family transcriptional regulator — translation MASLAMNHILERIALFQFTPTHCVQARAMLGWSAEQLSREAEVSVEDIQRFEAQQDVADAARLALAYRFEAQGLVFFPGFAPGRSVSVQGVSSEAMGRGDFAMAE, via the coding sequence ATGGCCTCTCTTGCGATGAACCACATCCTCGAACGCATTGCCCTTTTCCAGTTCACCCCGACGCACTGCGTCCAGGCCCGAGCGATGCTGGGCTGGAGCGCGGAACAGCTCTCGCGGGAGGCTGAGGTTTCGGTTGAAGACATTCAACGCTTTGAAGCGCAGCAGGATGTGGCGGATGCCGCGCGACTGGCGTTGGCTTACCGGTTCGAGGCGCAGGGGCTGGTGTTCTTTCCCGGGTTTGCACCGGGGCGTAGTGTGAGTGTTCAGGGCGTGTCGTCGGAAGCGATGGGGCGTGGGGATTTTGCGATGGCTGAGTAA
- a CDS encoding MBL fold metallo-hydrolase yields the protein MANPVSIPDNTSTPEASRQHQGLFRNHAPVQREGVRKMLRIMWNMIFHKPRNTRPAAPIPVQALTREELLAAPNHSVYRLGHSTLLLKLRDKFFITDPVFAERASPVQWAGPKRFHQPPISIDQLPPIEAVILSHNHYDHLDYQAVLRLAAKTNLFLTPLGVGDTLIKWGIEASKVRQYDWWQGAEIAGIRFVATPSQHFSGRGLFDGNSSLWASWVMIDGDTRIFFSGDSGYFDGFKRIGEQYGPFDLTLMETGAYNVEWPHVHMQPEETLQAHIDLKGRWLFPIHNGTFDLAMHAWHEPFDRILALAWERSISITTPQMGEAFNIAQPQRGEAWWLAVEGESEGVVQNA from the coding sequence ATGGCCAATCCAGTTTCGATCCCGGATAACACATCCACGCCTGAAGCCTCGCGGCAGCATCAGGGGCTGTTTCGCAACCACGCACCTGTGCAACGCGAAGGCGTACGCAAAATGCTGCGGATCATGTGGAACATGATTTTCCACAAACCGCGCAACACCCGACCCGCCGCGCCGATTCCGGTGCAAGCGTTGACCCGGGAAGAACTGCTGGCAGCGCCCAATCACAGCGTCTATCGCCTCGGTCACTCGACCTTGTTGCTGAAGCTGCGCGACAAATTCTTCATCACCGACCCGGTCTTCGCCGAGCGCGCATCGCCGGTGCAGTGGGCCGGGCCGAAACGTTTCCACCAGCCACCGATCAGCATTGACCAATTGCCGCCGATTGAAGCGGTGATCCTGTCGCACAACCATTATGACCACCTCGATTATCAGGCCGTGCTCAGACTGGCTGCCAAGACCAACCTGTTCCTGACCCCGCTGGGCGTCGGCGATACCCTGATCAAATGGGGCATCGAAGCCAGCAAAGTCCGCCAGTACGACTGGTGGCAGGGCGCAGAGATTGCCGGCATCCGTTTCGTCGCCACACCGTCGCAGCACTTTTCCGGCCGTGGCCTGTTCGATGGCAACAGCTCCCTGTGGGCGTCCTGGGTGATGATCGACGGCGACACCCGAATCTTCTTCAGCGGCGACAGCGGCTACTTCGACGGCTTCAAACGCATCGGCGAACAATACGGCCCGTTCGACCTGACCCTGATGGAAACCGGCGCCTACAACGTCGAATGGCCGCACGTACACATGCAGCCCGAAGAAACCCTGCAAGCGCACATCGACCTCAAGGGCCGCTGGCTCTTCCCCATCCACAACGGCACCTTCGACCTGGCCATGCACGCCTGGCACGAACCGTTCGACCGGATCCTGGCATTGGCGTGGGAACGCAGTATTTCCATTACCACGCCGCAGATGGGCGAGGCGTTTAACATCGCTCAACCGCAACGCGGGGAGGCGTGGTGGTTGGCGGTTGAAGGGGAGAGTGAGGGTGTGGTGCAGAACGCCTGA
- a CDS encoding sulfite exporter TauE/SafE family protein encodes MFYLLLTLFGCLTGITAVLFGFGGGFVVVPLLYRLLTASHGADDPIGQSAMHIAVATSTCVMIVNALIATDKHRRAGNLIRHYLWPLGGFIGVGAVVGAIAAVWVSGDVIRYAFIGYLGVTIIDCLLRRGFLTQNADVIPRRLGAMETSAGGVGIGAIATFLGVGGSVMTVPLLRRCGLSMSQATSMANPLSVPVALAGTLTYMALAGFSQAELGTWFVGYVDLLAFALLTVGSLIGIRLAAPWIGRIPDRVHAWVYIGLLIIVLLCISLK; translated from the coding sequence ATGTTCTATTTACTGCTGACCCTCTTCGGCTGCCTGACCGGCATCACCGCCGTGCTGTTCGGCTTCGGCGGCGGCTTCGTCGTGGTGCCGCTGCTGTATCGTCTGCTCACCGCGAGCCACGGCGCCGACGACCCGATCGGCCAGTCAGCGATGCACATCGCCGTCGCCACTTCGACCTGCGTGATGATCGTCAACGCCCTGATCGCCACCGACAAACACCGCCGCGCCGGCAACCTGATCCGGCATTACCTGTGGCCGTTGGGAGGGTTTATCGGCGTGGGTGCGGTCGTTGGCGCAATAGCGGCGGTGTGGGTCAGCGGCGACGTGATTCGCTACGCGTTCATCGGCTATCTCGGCGTGACCATCATTGATTGCCTGCTGCGACGCGGTTTTCTCACTCAGAACGCAGACGTCATCCCACGCCGACTTGGCGCTATGGAAACTTCCGCAGGCGGTGTAGGCATCGGCGCCATTGCGACGTTTCTCGGTGTAGGAGGCAGCGTCATGACCGTGCCGCTGTTGCGCCGTTGTGGATTGAGCATGTCGCAAGCGACGTCCATGGCCAACCCGTTGAGTGTGCCGGTGGCGTTGGCCGGGACGCTGACGTACATGGCGTTAGCCGGGTTCAGCCAGGCCGAATTGGGGACTTGGTTTGTCGGGTATGTGGATTTGCTGGCGTTTGCGCTGCTGACGGTTGGCTCGCTCATCGGGATTCGATTGGCCGCGCCATGGATTGGGCGGATCCCGGATCGGGTGCATGCCTGGGTTTATATCGGGTTGCTGATTATTGTGCTGCTGTGCATTTCGCTTAAATGA
- a CDS encoding diguanylate cyclase, translating into MENQRGKGLSFARRIYLPRAIGLGIGFFSVGAALYPLNMPGWLWALLLFNGFAWPHLAYQISMRSAFPYQAERRNLLYDSLCGGFWAASFQFSPLTTVTILSMMTMNNVAAGGYRLFVFGALAQLAGVLLGWMIFGVQFSLTMTQEQVWACLPMLTLYPLALGLVCYRLAIKLSQHKRALSALSRTDSLTGLLNHGAWKDLLHLKFQQCRQHNSQATLALIDIDHFKEINDSFGHIVGDAVLRQLSHDLKHLLDQYELAGRYGGDEFCVILPTLPLNKAEALMEQLRQALQQYRHPQVPDLRVGLSIGLARYQPLYKDALDWLDDADKALYTAKHTGRNTISVALSRAATDNASA; encoded by the coding sequence ATGGAAAACCAACGCGGCAAAGGCTTGTCATTCGCCCGGCGCATTTACCTGCCCAGGGCCATTGGTCTGGGGATCGGTTTCTTCAGTGTCGGTGCGGCGTTGTATCCGCTGAACATGCCCGGCTGGCTGTGGGCGCTGTTGTTGTTCAACGGCTTCGCCTGGCCGCATCTGGCTTATCAGATTTCCATGCGCTCGGCCTTCCCGTATCAGGCTGAACGCCGCAACCTGTTGTATGACTCGCTGTGCGGGGGATTCTGGGCGGCGAGTTTTCAGTTCAGTCCGCTGACCACCGTGACCATCCTGTCGATGATGACCATGAACAACGTCGCCGCCGGTGGCTATCGGTTGTTCGTGTTCGGCGCCCTCGCCCAACTCGCCGGCGTATTGCTGGGCTGGATGATCTTTGGCGTCCAATTCAGCCTGACGATGACACAGGAGCAAGTCTGGGCCTGCCTGCCGATGCTCACCCTGTATCCGCTGGCACTGGGCCTGGTCTGTTATCGCCTGGCGATCAAACTCTCCCAACACAAACGCGCGCTGAGCGCCCTCAGCCGTACCGACAGCCTGACCGGCCTGCTCAACCACGGTGCCTGGAAAGACCTTCTGCACCTAAAATTTCAGCAGTGCCGCCAACACAACAGCCAAGCCACGCTGGCGTTGATCGACATCGACCATTTCAAGGAGATCAACGATAGCTTCGGGCACATCGTCGGCGATGCGGTGCTGCGGCAATTGAGTCACGACCTCAAGCACCTGCTCGATCAATACGAGTTGGCCGGGCGCTACGGCGGTGACGAGTTCTGTGTGATCCTGCCGACACTGCCGCTGAACAAGGCTGAAGCGCTGATGGAGCAGTTGCGCCAGGCATTGCAGCAGTACCGTCATCCGCAGGTGCCAGACTTGCGAGTGGGTCTGAGTATCGGTCTGGCGCGGTATCAGCCCTTGTACAAGGATGCCCTCGACTGGCTGGACGATGCCGACAAAGCGCTCTACACCGCCAAACACACGGGCCGCAACACTATCAGCGTGGCCTTGAGCCGTGCCGCTACAGACAACGCCAGCGCCTGA
- a CDS encoding DUF2025 family protein, with protein MRITSQLICQAADDLKGFVGLNRKTGQYIVRFSEDSFGMDVADDGIIPVNEFVWAPATAQTMTLKRELIQLLLDQHIDDRINITEPLRVYMSKVEVPEIVAVRSLVRG; from the coding sequence ATGCGCATCACCTCCCAACTCATCTGCCAGGCCGCCGACGATCTCAAGGGATTTGTCGGCCTCAACCGTAAAACCGGTCAGTACATCGTGCGCTTCAGCGAAGATTCGTTCGGTATGGACGTGGCCGATGACGGCATTATTCCTGTGAACGAATTCGTCTGGGCACCGGCGACAGCGCAGACCATGACGCTTAAACGCGAGTTGATTCAGTTGTTGCTGGATCAGCATATCGATGACCGGATCAACATCACCGAGCCGTTGCGGGTATATATGAGCAAGGTTGAAGTGCCGGAGATTGTCGCGGTGCGTAGTCTGGTACGGGGCTGA
- a CDS encoding glycerophosphodiester phosphodiesterase — protein sequence MPATFTKSALVLSLLLGLGQAHAASHSDPDAVAAANGIPHPAVIAHRGASFDAPESTAASYKLARDLGADYLEMDLQRSKDGVLFALHDDNLQRTTDVASKFPERKDASATAFTMAELKTLDAGSWFNAKYPDRARPSYAGLKILTLDEIIDIAQANPQHKPGLYIETKEPQLFPGIEKDLKEKLQDRGWLSPAGSKLAKSALGVGQGKGKVILQTFEKNSLELLQKEMPQVPKILLLWVGEGSIEPKSKVTFAESGEKDKNVFYGKQEPKSEAEFKQWVDYAKAQGAIGTGPSAKLTKGGDQSYSDLVQPWMNQYTHDQGLLVHVYTVDEPVDFEKVMAAGVDGIFTNRASELLKFYKRPAAGTVDQVLKNNGF from the coding sequence ATGCCCGCTACTTTCACCAAAAGCGCCCTGGTCCTGAGCCTGCTGCTCGGCCTCGGTCAGGCGCACGCCGCCAGCCACAGCGATCCCGATGCGGTCGCTGCCGCCAACGGCATCCCGCACCCGGCGGTGATCGCTCACCGTGGCGCGTCCTTCGATGCGCCGGAATCCACGGCGGCGTCCTACAAACTGGCGCGTGATCTGGGCGCCGATTACCTGGAAATGGACTTGCAGCGCAGCAAGGACGGCGTGCTGTTCGCCCTGCACGACGACAACCTGCAACGCACCACCGACGTCGCCAGCAAGTTTCCGGAGCGCAAGGACGCCTCGGCCACCGCGTTCACCATGGCCGAACTGAAAACCCTCGACGCCGGCAGTTGGTTCAACGCCAAGTACCCGGATCGCGCCCGCCCGTCCTACGCCGGGCTGAAGATTCTGACTCTCGATGAAATCATCGACATCGCGCAGGCCAATCCGCAGCACAAGCCGGGCCTGTACATCGAGACCAAAGAGCCGCAACTGTTTCCGGGGATCGAGAAAGACCTGAAAGAGAAACTGCAGGATCGCGGCTGGCTGAGTCCGGCCGGTTCGAAACTGGCGAAAAGTGCGCTGGGTGTGGGTCAGGGCAAGGGCAAAGTGATCCTGCAAACGTTCGAGAAAAACAGCCTCGAACTGCTGCAAAAAGAAATGCCGCAAGTGCCGAAAATCCTCCTGCTGTGGGTCGGCGAAGGCAGCATCGAGCCGAAATCCAAGGTGACGTTTGCCGAGTCCGGCGAGAAGGACAAAAACGTTTTCTACGGTAAACAAGAACCGAAGTCCGAAGCCGAATTCAAACAATGGGTGGATTACGCCAAGGCCCAAGGTGCCATCGGCACCGGCCCTTCGGCGAAGCTGACCAAGGGCGGCGACCAGAGCTACTCGGATCTGGTGCAACCGTGGATGAACCAGTACACCCACGATCAGGGCCTGCTGGTGCACGTCTACACCGTCGATGAGCCGGTGGACTTCGAGAAAGTCATGGCGGCGGGTGTCGACGGCATCTTCACCAACCGCGCCAGCGAACTGTTGAAGTTCTACAAACGCCCGGCGGCTGGCACTGTTGATCAGGTGTTGAAGAACAACGGCTTCTGA
- a CDS encoding DUF1003 domain-containing protein encodes MTTEKTATTESAPVDHLRFHRSHAHLNTTFGNDTFALRAEAFARFFGTPMFLGAQTLIVLLWVCLNVFGVTTFDVYPFILLNLAFSLQSAYAAPLILLAQTRQAARDKAQADADAQHREALAQANTERQAQAAKNTAQLLELLEQNTRLTEMTKNLTERIASLTSELHDHMRQNPQR; translated from the coding sequence ATGACCACTGAAAAAACCGCAACAACGGAATCAGCTCCCGTCGATCACCTGCGCTTCCACCGCTCCCACGCCCACCTCAACACCACCTTCGGCAACGACACGTTCGCCCTGCGCGCCGAGGCGTTTGCGCGGTTCTTCGGCACGCCGATGTTTCTCGGCGCACAAACCCTGATTGTGCTGTTGTGGGTCTGCCTCAACGTGTTTGGCGTGACCACTTTCGACGTTTACCCGTTCATCCTGTTGAACCTCGCTTTCAGCCTGCAATCGGCCTACGCCGCGCCGCTGATTCTGCTCGCACAAACCCGTCAGGCCGCCCGCGACAAGGCGCAAGCCGATGCCGACGCGCAACACCGTGAAGCGTTGGCACAGGCCAATACCGAGCGTCAGGCCCAAGCCGCGAAAAACACCGCGCAGTTGCTTGAGCTGCTGGAGCAGAACACCCGCCTCACCGAGATGACCAAAAACCTCACCGAACGCATCGCCAGCCTGACCAGCGAGTTGCACGATCACATGCGCCAGAATCCGCAGCGCTGA
- a CDS encoding LysR family transcriptional regulator: MLIDGTHYRLAFTHSIWAFPQVINAATHYQLDYPDLALILALVRGGSLARASQLLKVDVSTVFRAVRRLEAALGQQLFEKSRAGYLPTTLAQTLAEQAERAEQALEAARIGVDQGGEVVSGTVRLTCTDSVLQGLLLPALAQFMPNYPALNIELSTSNDFANLSRRDADIALRLTRTPPEHLVGRQLAKISYRICASTRYLQNVDASDLTTLTWIAPDDFLPDHPTIAWRRQHLPGVTPRYRCNSMLSVTELVRAGLGVAALPDFLITGGLQALSEPLHGYDTALWLLTRPDCRALRSVVTLFDELGRALRLP, encoded by the coding sequence TTGTTGATTGATGGCACTCACTATAGATTGGCGTTCACGCACTCAATATGGGCGTTTCCCCAAGTGATCAATGCAGCGACGCACTATCAGCTCGACTACCCCGATCTCGCCCTGATTCTGGCCTTGGTACGAGGCGGCTCTCTGGCCCGCGCTTCGCAGCTGTTGAAGGTCGACGTGTCGACGGTGTTTCGCGCCGTGCGCCGTCTCGAAGCCGCACTCGGTCAGCAACTGTTCGAAAAAAGCCGCGCCGGCTATTTACCGACAACTCTCGCGCAGACACTGGCCGAGCAAGCCGAGCGCGCCGAACAGGCACTGGAAGCTGCTCGCATTGGTGTAGACCAGGGTGGCGAAGTGGTCAGCGGCACAGTGCGCCTGACCTGCACCGACTCGGTGTTGCAAGGTTTGCTGCTCCCGGCGCTGGCGCAGTTCATGCCCAATTACCCGGCACTGAACATTGAGCTCAGCACCTCCAACGATTTCGCCAACCTCAGTCGGCGCGACGCCGACATTGCTCTGCGCCTGACGCGTACACCGCCGGAGCATCTGGTCGGACGGCAACTGGCGAAGATTTCCTACCGGATCTGTGCCAGTACTCGCTATCTGCAGAATGTCGATGCTTCGGATCTGACGACGTTGACCTGGATCGCCCCGGACGACTTTCTCCCCGATCATCCGACGATTGCCTGGCGTCGCCAACACCTGCCCGGCGTCACCCCGCGCTATCGCTGCAACAGCATGTTGTCGGTCACCGAACTGGTCCGCGCAGGCCTCGGCGTGGCGGCGTTACCGGACTTTCTGATCACCGGCGGTTTGCAGGCGTTAAGCGAGCCGCTGCACGGTTACGACACCGCGCTGTGGCTGCTGACCCGCCCGGATTGCCGGGCCTTGCGCTCGGTGGTGACACTGTTCGATGAATTGGGGCGGGCGCTACGTTTGCCGTGA
- a CDS encoding antibiotic biosynthesis monooxygenase family protein yields MTACFAVIFTSTRTEGDNGYAEAAERMAALVSEQPGFLGVESVRGADGVGITVSYWQSEAAILAWRQNPEHQVIQARGRLEWYSAFHTRVCRVEREYRFGQ; encoded by the coding sequence ATGACTGCCTGCTTTGCGGTGATTTTTACGTCGACTCGCACCGAGGGTGACAATGGGTATGCCGAGGCGGCTGAGCGCATGGCTGCGTTGGTCAGTGAGCAGCCGGGGTTTCTTGGGGTGGAGTCGGTTCGAGGAGCGGATGGCGTTGGGATTACGGTGTCGTATTGGCAGAGCGAAGCGGCGATTCTGGCGTGGCGACAGAACCCTGAACATCAGGTGATTCAGGCCCGTGGGCGTTTGGAGTGGTATTCGGCGTTTCATACGCGGGTGTGCCGGGTTGAGCGTGAGTATCGGTTCGGGCAATAA
- a CDS encoding DUF6933 domain-containing protein has translation MLIFNCTEAASKFFSRVHKGKKITPVDAKPPSAIIEDDELSGADEQWLVHAITVQRKHVLLVIHVQTRYCLIFADAKKADTEDFVDRFVDRWVKGIVINAHHHDLGQWLNPELMLARLKQTCEHQRFYRRSHRSAQKHIDEIAWMFQDKVAHTGSLPPDEITAMVFDEQMNDTPRNSKGAKSYYFPDEEMALHWLRHYCFLDDVQLHTAKERRQQMAREIAALEHEAWLKKYEQENSNS, from the coding sequence ATGCTGATCTTTAACTGCACCGAAGCCGCCAGCAAATTCTTCAGCCGTGTCCACAAGGGCAAAAAGATCACGCCGGTGGATGCTAAACCGCCGTCCGCAATCATTGAAGATGATGAGCTGAGCGGCGCTGACGAGCAGTGGCTGGTGCACGCGATAACGGTACAACGCAAGCATGTGTTGCTGGTCATTCACGTCCAGACCCGCTATTGCCTGATTTTCGCTGATGCGAAAAAGGCTGACACAGAAGACTTTGTTGATCGATTTGTGGATCGTTGGGTCAAGGGGATAGTGATCAACGCACATCATCATGACCTCGGGCAGTGGCTTAACCCTGAGTTGATGTTGGCGCGGCTGAAACAGACTTGTGAGCATCAACGGTTCTATCGACGTAGCCATCGCAGCGCGCAAAAACACATTGATGAGATTGCATGGATGTTTCAGGACAAGGTCGCCCATACGGGATCTTTGCCGCCGGATGAAATCACTGCGATGGTTTTTGACGAGCAAATGAATGACACGCCCAGGAACAGCAAGGGCGCCAAGTCTTACTACTTTCCGGATGAGGAAATGGCGCTTCACTGGCTGCGTCACTACTGCTTTCTCGATGACGTCCAGCTTCATACTGCCAAGGAACGTCGCCAACAAATGGCTCGGGAAATTGCGGCCCTTGAGCACGAAGCCTGGCTTAAAAAGTACGAGCAAGAAAACTCGAATAGTTAA
- a CDS encoding CTP synthase C-terminal region-related (seleno)protein, producing the protein MENSAIRIALIGDYDPQVTAHQAIPVALGLVAEHLNRNVQFEWLPTEQIHADTPLERFDGFWCVPASPYKSEAGALRAIRFAREQQRPFLGTCGGFQHAVLEFSRNVLGWEDAEHGETSPDAERAVLTPLTCSLVEAVDSIHLVPDSLIAKAYETSQIREGYRCRFGVNPLFEQQLLNDRLHAVGHDSSGDLRAIELKDHRFFVATLFQPERAALKGLMPPLVRAFVEACGEAR; encoded by the coding sequence ATGGAAAACAGCGCCATCCGTATCGCCCTGATTGGCGATTACGACCCGCAGGTCACCGCTCACCAAGCCATTCCCGTCGCCCTCGGGCTGGTCGCCGAACACCTCAACCGCAACGTGCAATTCGAATGGTTGCCCACCGAGCAAATCCACGCCGATACGCCGCTCGAGCGGTTCGACGGTTTCTGGTGCGTCCCCGCCAGTCCTTACAAAAGTGAAGCCGGCGCATTGCGGGCGATCCGTTTTGCCCGCGAACAGCAGCGCCCTTTCCTCGGCACCTGCGGCGGTTTTCAGCATGCGGTGCTGGAGTTTTCCCGCAACGTGTTGGGCTGGGAGGATGCGGAACACGGTGAAACATCGCCCGACGCTGAACGCGCGGTACTCACGCCGTTGACCTGTTCGCTGGTGGAAGCGGTAGACAGCATTCATCTAGTGCCCGACTCGTTGATCGCCAAGGCGTACGAAACGTCGCAAATTCGTGAAGGCTATCGCTGCCGCTTCGGTGTGAATCCGCTGTTCGAACAGCAACTGTTGAACGATCGGCTACATGCTGTCGGTCATGATTCGTCAGGGGATTTACGCGCGATCGAACTCAAGGATCACCGGTTCTTTGTCGCGACGTTGTTTCAACCGGAACGTGCGGCGCTCAAAGGGTTGATGCCGCCGCTGGTGCGCGCGTTTGTTGAAGCTTGTGGGGAGGCACGTTGA
- a CDS encoding TetR/AcrR family transcriptional regulator, translating to MTAPQRLTDRKREAIIQAAIAEFRAHGFEITSMDKIAATAGVSKRTVYNHFPSKEELFAEILNQLWARISAEQSVVYNRDQPLREQLRQMLQAKVQLMADENFLTLARVAIAATIHSPERAQNMIERMGEREEGLTVWIRAAQADGRLKPVDPEFAAHQVQGLLKTFGFWPQMSMGRAALDVDMQNTVAESALEMFLACYQL from the coding sequence ATGACAGCTCCACAGCGCCTCACCGACCGTAAACGCGAAGCCATTATCCAGGCGGCGATTGCCGAATTCCGTGCCCACGGTTTCGAGATCACCAGCATGGACAAAATCGCGGCCACTGCCGGTGTGTCGAAGCGCACGGTGTACAACCATTTCCCCAGCAAAGAAGAACTGTTCGCGGAAATTCTCAACCAGTTGTGGGCACGAATCAGCGCCGAGCAGTCGGTGGTGTATAACCGTGATCAGCCCTTGCGCGAGCAATTACGGCAGATGCTGCAGGCCAAAGTGCAGTTGATGGCCGATGAGAATTTTCTGACCCTGGCACGGGTGGCGATTGCCGCCACCATCCACTCGCCGGAGCGCGCGCAGAACATGATCGAGCGCATGGGCGAGCGCGAAGAAGGTCTGACCGTGTGGATTCGCGCCGCGCAGGCCGACGGCCGATTGAAACCGGTCGATCCGGAATTTGCCGCTCACCAGGTGCAAGGCCTGCTCAAAACTTTTGGCTTCTGGCCACAGATGTCGATGGGCCGTGCCGCTCTCGATGTCGACATGCAGAACACCGTCGCCGAATCGGCGCTGGAGATGTTTCTGGCCTGCTATCAGCTCTAA
- a CDS encoding DUF6933 domain-containing protein, whose protein sequence is MLIFNCTEAASKFFSRVHKGKKITPVDAKPPTAVIEDDEPGNSNEQWLVHAITVQRKHVLLVIHVQTRYCMILADAKKADAEGFVAGFVERWREGLLRDAINHDFMQWADAGILSDRFEEACAEHRFYRRSHRGAQQHIEQIAWFFQDCAAEWGCLPQGERAAIGFDAQMNSRLRNSKGRKDYFRPDEEMIAHWLRQYCAVDEAGIQAALERRKQAEREIQAFQSGLQ, encoded by the coding sequence ATGTTGATCTTCAATTGCACCGAAGCCGCCAGCAAATTCTTCAGCCGTGTCCACAAGGGCAAAAAGATCACGCCGGTGGACGCTAAACCCCCGACCGCAGTGATCGAAGATGATGAACCGGGCAACTCCAACGAGCAGTGGCTCGTGCACGCAATCACCGTGCAACGCAAACACGTGTTGCTCGTCATTCATGTGCAAACCCGTTATTGCATGATCCTCGCCGATGCCAAAAAGGCCGATGCTGAAGGGTTTGTCGCAGGATTTGTCGAACGCTGGCGCGAAGGCTTGCTACGCGACGCGATCAACCATGACTTCATGCAATGGGCTGACGCGGGAATCCTGTCGGATCGTTTTGAAGAAGCCTGCGCAGAACATCGGTTCTATCGTCGCAGCCATCGCGGTGCACAACAGCACATTGAGCAAATCGCCTGGTTTTTTCAGGACTGTGCCGCCGAGTGGGGTTGTTTGCCGCAGGGCGAACGTGCGGCCATCGGGTTCGATGCGCAGATGAACAGTCGACTCAGAAACAGCAAAGGGCGCAAGGATTACTTCAGGCCAGATGAAGAAATGATCGCCCACTGGCTGCGTCAATATTGCGCTGTCGACGAGGCTGGCATCCAGGCTGCGCTGGAGCGACGCAAACAGGCAGAGCGAGAGATCCAAGCGTTTCAGAGTGGGCTGCAATAG
- a CDS encoding helix-turn-helix domain-containing protein, translated as MSEIEESTGNVYQDLELEHAGEMLLKSEYATKLISLIESTDISESEAAQRLGIPLENLQQLLRGKFREVSVTTMADYSRKISGLVSGATGSPP; from the coding sequence ATGAGCGAGATCGAAGAAAGCACAGGCAATGTTTATCAAGATTTAGAGCTTGAGCATGCAGGCGAGATGCTGCTCAAGTCCGAGTACGCGACCAAATTGATCTCGCTCATCGAGTCCACCGACATAAGCGAATCTGAAGCCGCACAAAGACTGGGAATACCTCTGGAGAACCTGCAGCAATTACTTCGTGGAAAATTTCGAGAAGTGTCGGTTACTACTATGGCTGATTACAGCCGTAAGATTTCAGGGCTTGTTTCTGGAGCAACCGGTTCGCCCCCTTAG